One Oncorhynchus keta strain PuntledgeMale-10-30-2019 chromosome 22, Oket_V2, whole genome shotgun sequence DNA window includes the following coding sequences:
- the LOC118401036 gene encoding CCR4-NOT transcription complex subunit 1 isoform X11, translating to MNLDSLSLALSQISYLVDNLTKKNYRASQQEIQHIVNRHGPEADRHLLRCLFSHVDFSGDGKSSGKDFHQFLIQECVSLISKPNFISTLCYAIDNPLHYQKSLKPSAHLFTQLSKVLKLSKVQEVIFGLALLNSCNADLRGFAAQFVKQKLPDLLRSYVDADLGVNQEGGFQDIAIEVLHLLLSHLLFGQKGASGVGQEQIDAFLKTLCRDFPQARCPVVLAPLLYPEKRDILMDRILPDSGELAKTMMESSLAEFMQEVGYGFCASLDECRNIILQYGVREVTASQVARVLGMMARTHSGLSDGIPLQSISAPGSGIWSDGKDKSDGSQAHTWNVEVLIDVVKEVNPNLNFKEVTYELDHPGFMIRDSKGLQMVVYGIQRGLGMEVFPVDLIYRPWKHAEGQLSFIQHSLMSPDVFCFADYPCHTVAIDILKAPPEDDNREIATWKSLDLVESLLRLSEVGQYEQVKQLFSFPIKHCPDMLVLALLQISTSWHTLRHELISTLMPIFLGNHPNSAIILHYAWHGQGQSPSIRQLIMHSMAEWYMRGEQYDQAKLSRILDVAQDLKSLSMLLNGTPFAFVIDLAALASRREYLKLDKWLTDKIREHGVGGEPFIQACVTFLKRRCPSIMGGLAPEKDQPKSAQLPPETMATMLGCLQSCAGSVSQELSETILTMVANCSNVMNKARQPPPGVMPKGRAPSTSSLDAISPVQVSVSPLQMDPLTAMGSLNLSSSATSHTQSMQGFPTPLGSAFSNPQSPAKAFPPLSNPNPSTPFGGIGSLSSQLGNTGPLGSGIGSGLGMPAVSSDPFGTRKMSTPGLNPTTFQQSKMKASDLSQVWPEANQHFSKEIDDEANSYFQRIYNHPPHPTMSVDEVLEMLQRFKDSTIKREREVFNCMLRNLFEEYRFFPQYPDKELHITACLFGGIIEKGLVTYMALGLALRYVLEALRKPFGSKMYYFGIAALDRFKNRLKDYPQYCQHLASIGHFLQFPLHLQECVQYIEYGQQSRDPPVKMQGSITTPGSLALAQAQAQSQPPKAPQPGQPSTLVTTATATTTVAKTTTITRPTPGSFKKDVPPSINTTNIDTLLVATDQTERIVEPPENVQEKIAFIFNNLSQSNMTQKVEELKETVKEEFMPWVSQYLVMKRVSIEPNFHSLYSNFLDTLKNPEFVKMVLNETYRNIKVLLTSDKAAANFSDRSLLKNLGHWLGMITLAKNKPILYTDLEVKSLLLEAYVKGQQELLYVVPFVAKVLESSLRSVIFRPQNPWTMAIMNVLAELHTEHDLKLNLKFEIEVLCKNLSLDINDLKPGTLLKDKDKLKTLEEQLSAPKKEAKPPEEMIPIVSTAAPSTPAPTTTCSATGPPTPQFSYHDINVYALAGLAPHINININIPLLQAHPQLKQCVRQSIERAVQELVHPVVDRSIKIAMTTCEQIVRKDFALDSEESRMRVAAHHMMRNLTAGMAMITCREPLLMSIATNLKNSFAAALRAPTPQQREMMEEAAARVAQDNCELACCFIQKTAVEKAGPEMDKRLATEFELRKHARQEGRRYCDPVVLTYQAERMPEQIRLKVGGVDPKQLAVYEEFARNVPGFLPSNDLSQPTGFLAQPMKQQAWATDDVAQIYDKCMADLEQHLHAIPPALSMNPQTQALRSLLEAVALARNSRDGIAALGLLQKAVEGLLDATSGADADLLLRYRECHLLVLKALQDGRAYGPLWCNKQITRCLIECRDEYKYNVEAVELLIRNHLVNMQQYDLHLAQSMENGLHYMAVAFAMQLVKLLLVDERSVSHITEADLFHTIETLMRTSAHSRANAPEGLPQLMDVVRSNYEAMIDRAHGGPNFMMHSGISQASEYDDPPGLREKAEYLLREWVNLYHSAAAGRDSTKAFSAFVGQMHQQGILKTDDLITRFFRLCTEMCVEISYRAQAEQQHNPAASAAIIRAKCYHNLDAFVRLIALLVKHSGEATNTVTKINLLNKVLGIVVGVLIQDHDVRQTEFQQLPYHRIFIMLLLELNAPEHVLETINFQTLTAFCNTFHILRPTKAPGFVYAWLELISHRIFIARMLAHTPQQKGWPMYAQLLIDLFKYLAPFLRNVELNKPMQILYKGTLRVLLVLLHDFPEFLCDYHYGFCDVIPPNCIQLRNLILSAFPRNMRLPDPFTPNLKVDMLSEINIAPRILTNFTGVMPSQFKKDLDSYLKTRSPVTFLSELRSNLQVGGATLGPWKYLQHNDTSLEQVSNEPGNRYNIQLINALVLYVGTQAIAHIHNKGSTPSMSTITHSAHMDIFQNLAVDLDTEGRYLFLNAIANQLRYPNSHTHYFSCTMLYLFAEANTEAIQEQITRVLLERLIVNRPHPWGLLITFIELIKNPAFKFWSHDFVHCAPEIEKLFQSVAQCCMGQKQAQQVMEGTGAS from the exons ATGAATCTTGACTCGCTCTCGCTGGCTTTGTCTCAAATCAGCTACCTGGTGGACAATTTAACAAAGAAAAACTACAGAGCCAGCCAGCAGGAAATACAGCAT ATTGTGAATCGTCACGGCCCTGAGGCGGACAGGCATTTATTACGCTGTCTCTTCTCCCATGTGGATTTCAGTGGTGATGGTAAAAGCAGTGGCAAAGATTTTCATCAG TTTCTGATCCAGGAGTGTGTTTCACTGATTTCAAAGCCTAATTTTATTTCAACACTTTGCTACGCCATCGACAATCCTTTGCACTACCAGAAG AGTTTGAAGCCGTCGGCCCACTTGTTCACTCAGTTGAGTAAAGTTCTCAAGCTAAGCAAGGTTCAAGAA GTGATATTTGGCCTTGCTTTGCTCAATTCGTGCAACGCAGACCTTCGTGGTTTTG CCGCGCAGTTCGTCAAACAAAAGCTCCCTGATCTCCTCCGCTCGTACGTGGACGCTGACCTTGGCGTTAACCAGGAAGGTGGCTTCCAAGATATTGCCATAGAGGTACTGCACCTGCTCCTCTCCCATCTTCTGTTTGGCCAGAAGGGAGCCAGTGGCGTCGGACAAGAGCAGATTGACGCTTTCCTCAAGACACTGTGCAGAG attTCCCGCAGGCGCGCTGCCCTGTGGTGCTTGCACCGCTGCTGTACCCTGAAAAACGGGACATTCTGATGGACAGGATTCTGCCAGACTCGGGAGAGTTAGCCAAGACCATGATGGAGAGTTCTCTTGCAGAGTTCATGCAGGAAGTTGGCTATGGCTTTTGTGCAAG CCTTGATGAATGCCGCAACATAATTCTACAGTATGGGGTACGAGAGGTTACTGCCAGCCAGGTGGCCAGGGTCCTGGGGATGATGGCTCGTACCCACTCTGGCTTGTCTGATGGAATCCCCCTACAG TCCATCTCTGCTCCCGGCAGTGGCATTTGGAGTGATGGAAAGGACAAAAGTGATGGTTCTCAGGCCCACACTTGGAATGTAGAAGTTCTGATTGACGTGGTCAAAGAAGTT AACCCCAATCTGAACTTCAAAGAGGTGACCTACGAGCTCGATCACCCTGGCTTTATGATCCGGGACAGTAAGGGTCTTCAGATGGTGGTGTATGGGATCCAGAGGGGCCTGGGTATGGAAGTGTTCCCTGTCGACCTCATCTACCGGCCCTGGAAGCATGCTGAGGGACAG CTGTCATTCATTCAGCACTCCCTCATGAGCCCAGATGTGTTCTGCTTCGCTGACTACCCCTGCCACACCGTAGCCATCGACATACTGAAGGCGCCACCCGAGGACGATAACAGGGAGATAGCCACCTG GAAGAGCCTGGACCTGGTGGAGAGCCTCCTGCGCCTCTCTGAGGTGGGCCAGTACGAGCAGGTGAAGCAGCTCTTCAGTTTCCCCATCAAACACTGTCCTGACATGCTGGTGCTGGCGCTGCTGCAGATCAGCACCTCCTGGCACACCCTGCGCCACGAGCTCATCTCCACCCTCATGCCCATCTTCCTGGGCAACCACCCCAACTCCGCCATCATCTTGCACTACGCGTGGCACGGACAGGGCCAGTCCCCCTCTATCCGCCAGCTGATCATGCACTCGATGGCAGAGTGGTACATGAGAGGAGAGCAGTACGACCAGGCCAAGCTGTCCCGCATCCTGGATGTGGCCCAGGACTTGAAG tctctttcaATGCTGCTAAATGGTACTCCATTTGCCTTTGTTATTGACCTTGCTGCACTTGCCTCTCGCCGTGAATACCTCAAACTTGACAAATGGCTGACTGACAAAATCCGAGAGCACGGGGTGGGTGGC GAGCCCTTCATCCAGGCATGTGTAACGTTCCTGAAGAGGCGCTGTCCCTCTATTATGGGTGGTCTGGCCCCAGAGAAGGACCAGCCCAAAAGCGCCCAGCTCCCCCCGGAAACGATGGCTACCATGCTGGGCTGTCTGCAGTCCTGTGCCGG GAGTGTGTCTCAAGAGCTCTCTGAGACTATCTTGACCATGGTTGCCAACTGTAGCAACGTCATGAACAAAGCCCGCCAGCCACCACCGGGGGTCATGCCAAAGGGACGTGCTCCCAGCACCAGCAGCCTAGACGCCATTTCCCCTGTGCAGGTATCGGTGTCTCCTCTCCAG ATGGATCCCCTGACAGCCATGGGTTCACTGAACCTGAGcagctctgccacctctcacaCACAGAGCATGCAGGGCTTCCCTACCCCGCTGGGCTCTGCCTTCAGCAACCCCCAGTCCCCAGCTAAGGCCTTCCCTCCACTgtccaaccccaaccccagcacACCGTTTGGGGGGATTGGAAGCCTCTCTTCACAGCTAGGTAACACAG GTCCGCTGGGATCAGGCATTGGTTCTGGTCTTGGAATGCCAGCGGTGAGCAGCGATCCGTTTGGGACGAGGAAGATGAGCACACCGGGCCTGAATCCGACCACCTTTCAGCAGAGTAAGATGAAGGCCT CTGACTTATCTCAGGTGTGGCCCGAGGCTAACCAGCACTTTAGTAAGGAGATTGACGATGAGGCTAACAGTTACTTCCAGCGCATCTACAACCACCCTCCGCACCCCACCATGTCTGTGGATGAG GTGCTGGAGATGTTGCAGAGGTTCAAGGACTCCACCATCAAGCGAGAGCGGGAGGTCTTTAACTGTATGCTGAGGAACTTGTTTGAGGAGTACCGCTTCTTCCCCCAGTACCCCGACAAGGAGCTGCACATCACCGCCTGCCTGTTCGGGGGGATCATCGAGAAGGGTCTTGTCACCTACATGGCCCTTGGACTGGCCCTCAGATATGTCCTTGAAGCCTTAAGGAAGCCATTTGGATCCAAAATGTATTACTTTGGAATCGCTGCTCTAGATAGATTCAAAAATAG gctgaAGGACTATCCCCAATATTGTCAGCACTTGGCCTCGATCGGCCACTTTCTGCAATTCCCCCTTCATTTGCAAGAG TGCGTGCAGTATATCGAGTATGGCCAACAGTCACGGGATCCTCCAGTGAAGATGCAAGGATCCATCACCACCCCTGGAAGCCTGGCGTTGGCTCAAGCTCAGGCCCAGTCTCAGCCTCCCAAAGCCCCCCAGCCTGGACAGCCCAGCACCCTGGTCACCACAGCTACCGCCACCACCACTGTCGCCAAAACCACTACCATCACCCGACCTACCCCTGGCAGCTTCAAGAAGGATGTGCCG CCTTCCATCAACACCACAAACATTGACACTCTGCTAGTAGCAACAGACCAAACTGAGAGGATTGTGGAACCCCCAGAGAATGTTCAAGAGAAAATTGCTTTCATCTTCAATAACCTGTCACAATCCAACATGACACAGAAG GTCGAGGAGTTAAAGGAAACTGTGAAAGAGGAGTTTATGCCCTGGGTTTCCCAGTATCTTGTCATGAAAAGGGTCAGCATCGAGCCCAACTTCCACAGCCTATATTCCAACTTTCTAGACACCCTGAAGAACCCCGAGTTTGTCAAAATGGTCCTGAATGAAACTTACAGAAACATCAAG GTTCTCCTTACCTCTGATAAGGCAGCTGCAAACTTCTCTGATCGATCCCTACTGAAGAACTTGGGCCACTGGCTTGGCATGATCACTCTGGCTAAAAACAAGCCCATCCTGTACACG GATTTGGAGGTGAAATCCCTCTTGTTGGAAGCCTATGTCAAGGGGCAGCAGGAGCTACTCTATGTGGTCCCGTTTGTGGCCAAAGTCCTGGAATCCAGTTTGCGTAGTGTG ATCTTCCGACCTCAGAATCCCTGGACCATGGCCATCATGAATGTTCTGGCAGAGTTGCATACGGAACATGATCTAAAG CTGAACTTAAAGTTTGAGATTGAGGTGCTGTGTAAGAACTTATCACTGGACATCAACGACCTGAAGCCTGGCACCCTGCTGAAAGACAAAGACAAGTTGAAGACTCTGGAGGAGCAGCTCTCTGCACCAAAGAAAGAGGCCAAGCCCCCTGAAGAAATGATCCCTATTGTTAGCACAG CTGCACCATCCACTCCCGCCCCAACCACCACTTGCTCAGCTACTGGGCCCCCTACCCCGCAGTTTAGCTATCATGACATCAATGTGTACGCCCTTGCAGGGCTAGCCCCTCACATCAATATCAACATCAAC ATCCCCTTGCTTCAAGCCCACCCTCAGCTCAAGCAGTGTGTGAGACAGTCCATTGAGCGGGCTGTGCAAGAGCTTGTCCACCCCGTAGTGGACCGCTCCATCAAGATTGCCATGACCACCTGCGAGCAGATCGTCAGGAAGGACTTTGCTCTGGACTCGGAGGAGTCGCGCATGCGTGTGGCAGCTCATCATATGATGCGCAACTTGACCGCCGGCATGGCCATGATCACCTGCCGGGAGCCCCTGCTCATGAGCATCGCCACCAACCTGAAGAACAGCTTTGCCGCTGCCCTCAGG GCCCCCACCCCCcagcagagagagatgatggaggaaGCTGCTGCCAGGGTTGCCCAGGACAACTGTGAGCTGGCCTGCTGCTTCATCCAGAAGACTGCAGTGGAGAAGGCTGGCCCAGAGATGGACAAGAGGCTGGCGACG GAGTTTGAGCTGAGGAAGCATGCCCGTCAGGAGGGCCGTCGCTACTGTGACCCCGTTGTGCTGACCTACCAGGCTGAGCGCATGCCAGAGCAGATCAGACTCAAG GTTGGAGGCGTAGACCCCAAACAGCTGGCGGTGTATGAGGAGTTTGCCCGGAATGTTCCAGGCTTCCTACCCAGCAACGACCTGTCTCAGCCCACAGGATTCCTTGCCCAGCCCATGAAG caacaggcaTGGGCCACGGACGACGTGGCTCAGATCTATGACAAGTGCATGGCAGACCTGGAGCAGCACCTCCACGCCATCCCTCCAGCGCTGTCCATGAACCCTCAGACCCAGGCTTTGCGCAGCCTACTGGAGGCTGTGGCCCTAGCCAGGAACTCCCGGGATGGCATTGCCGCTCTGGGCCTGCTGCAGAAG GCTGTGGAGGGTCTGCTGGATGCTACCAGTGGTGCCGATGCCGACTTGCTTCTGCGGTACAGAGAGTGCCACCTGCTGGTGCTCAAAGCCCTCCAGGACGGCCGGGCATACGGGCCACTGTGGTGCAACAAGCAGATTACCAG GTGCCTGATTGAGTGCCGTGATGAGTACAAGTACAACGTGGAGGCTGTGGAGCTGCTGATCAGAAACCACCTGGTCAACATGCAGCAGTACGACCTGCACCTGGCACAG TCTATGGAGAATGGGCTGCACTACATGGCGGTGGCGTTTGCCATGCAGCTGGTGAAGCTGCTGTTGGTGGATGAGCGCAGTGTGAGCCACATTACCGAGGCAGACTTGTTCCACACTATCGAGACTCTGATGCGAACCAGCGCCCACTCCAGGGCCAACGCACCTGAGGG GCTTCCTCAGCTGATGGACGTGGTCCGTTCCAACTACGAGGCCATGATCGACCGGGCCCACGGAGGACCCAACTTTATGATGCACTCTGGCATCTCCCAGGCATCCGAGTACGACGACCCACCGGGCCTGAGGGAGAAGGCTGAGTACCTGCTGAGGGAATGGGTCAACCTGTACCACTCTGCAGCTGCCGGCCGGGACAGTACCAAGGCCTTCTCTGCCTTTGTGGGCCAG ATGCACCAGCAGGGCATTCTGAAGACCGATGACCTGATCACTCGTTTCTTCCGGCTGTGCACGGAGATGTGTGTGGAGATTAGCTACCGCGCCcaggccgagcagcagcacaacccCGCGGCCAGCGCCGCCATCATCAGAGCCAAGTGTTACCATAACCTGGATGCCTTTGTGCGCCTCATCGCCCTGCTGGTCAAGCACTCCGGAGAGGCCACCAACACTGTCACCAAGATCAACCTGCTCAACAAG GTTCTAGGTATTGTGGTTGGAGTGTTGATCCAGGACCATGATGTGAGGCAGACTGAGTTCCAGCAGTTGCCTTACCACCGCATCTTCATCATGCTGTTGCTCGAGCTCAATGCCCCCGAGCACGTGCTGGAGACCATCAACTTCCAGACCCTCACCGCCTTCTG CAACACTTTCCACATCCTGAGGCCTACCAAAGCCCCTGGCTTTGTTTACGCTTGGCTGGAGTTGATCTCTCACCGTATCTTCATCGCCAGGATGCTGGCGCACACCCCACAGCAGAAG GGTTGGCCCATGTATGCCCAACTTCTCATTGATCTGTTCAAGTACCTGGCGCCCTTCCTGAGGAATGTTGAGCTTAACAAACCTATGCAAATCCTCTACAAG GGTACCCTGCGTGTCCTTCTGGTCCTACTGCATGACTTCCCAGAGTTCCTGTGTGACTACCACTACGGCTTCTGCGACGTCATCCCACCCAACTGCATCCAGCTCCGCAACCTGATTCTGAGTGCCTTCCCACGCAACATGAGGCTTCCAGACCCCTTCACTCCCAATCTGAAG GTTGACATGCTCAGCGAGATCAACATTGCGCCGCGCATCCTCACAAACTTCACCGGAGTGATGCCCTCTCAGTTCAAGAAGGATCTGGACTCGTACCTGAAGACGCGCTCCCCCGTCACCTTCCTCTCTGAGCTCCGCAGCAATCTGCAGGTAGGGGGCGCCACTCTGGGTCCCTGGAAGTATTTGCAGCACAACGACACATCTTTAGAACAG GTGTCAAATGAGCCAGGCAACCGTTACAACATCCAGCTGATCAACGCTCTGGTGCTGTATGTGGGAACCCAGGCCATCGCACACATCCACAACAAGGGCAGCACCCCCTCCATGAGCACCATCACTCACTCAGCCCACATGGACATCTTCCAGAACCTGGCTGTGGACCTGGACACTGAGG GGCGTTATCTCTTCCTGAATGCCATTGCCAATCAGCTGCGCTACCCAAACAGCCACACCCATTACTTCAGCTGCACCATGCTGTACCTGTTTGCTGAGGCCAACACTGAGGCAATCCAGGAGCAGATTACCAG GGTTCTTCTGGAGAGGCTGATTGTGAACCGGCCTCATCCCTGGGGACTGCTCATCACCTTCATCGAGCTCATCAAGAATCCCGCCTTCAAGTTCTGGAGCCACGACTTTGTACACTGTGCCCCGGAGATCGAGAA gttgtTCCAGTCAGTGGCTCAGTGCTGCATGGGGCAAAAGCAGGCTCAGCAGGTGATGGAGGGCACTGGtgccagttag